A stretch of Chryseobacterium viscerum DNA encodes these proteins:
- a CDS encoding YARHG domain-containing protein — protein MKIVNYTLISLLAVSLASCKKEGKTNESGKDSLTAKKDSVVVPEVHKEYYGIYTGEFAGMEKVVDETDGSEYDVDNYKRISLKINRITKDSVYGQSIVNGNQRPFRGVFNEASASFVLDEPGNDKTDGRFEVKLKGDSLTGKWNAFDKTTVKAPSKTLKLTKKEFVYNPNFMLDKDSDLVDWSNPKEFTEKYKDEDTGKTESYKTSKNRIASEAIFKLNASKQKLTEKDLKNLRKLDLEIIKNSVFARHGYSFKKETYRNFFEQTDWYIPVSSNVDNDLSPMEKENVALLNRFTKYAEDKYDSFGR, from the coding sequence ATGAAAATTGTAAATTACACATTGATTTCCTTACTGGCCGTTTCTTTGGCAAGCTGCAAAAAAGAGGGGAAGACCAATGAATCAGGGAAAGATTCTCTCACCGCAAAAAAGGACTCTGTTGTTGTTCCTGAGGTTCACAAAGAATATTACGGAATTTATACCGGTGAGTTTGCCGGAATGGAAAAAGTAGTTGACGAGACAGACGGTTCAGAATATGATGTAGATAACTATAAAAGAATTTCTTTAAAGATCAACAGAATCACTAAGGACAGTGTTTACGGACAAAGTATCGTTAATGGCAATCAGCGTCCGTTCAGAGGAGTTTTCAATGAAGCATCAGCGTCTTTTGTACTGGATGAACCGGGAAATGACAAAACAGATGGAAGGTTTGAAGTAAAACTGAAAGGCGACAGCTTAACCGGAAAGTGGAATGCCTTTGATAAAACAACGGTTAAAGCGCCTTCAAAAACACTTAAACTGACTAAAAAAGAGTTTGTTTACAACCCTAATTTTATGTTGGATAAAGATTCTGATCTGGTAGACTGGTCCAATCCTAAGGAGTTTACAGAAAAGTACAAAGATGAAGATACCGGAAAGACAGAAAGCTATAAAACGTCTAAAAACCGTATAGCCTCAGAGGCAATTTTCAAGCTGAATGCATCCAAACAGAAACTGACTGAAAAAGATCTTAAAAATTTAAGAAAACTGGATCTTGAGATCATCAAAAATTCCGTATTTGCAAGACATGGCTACTCTTTCAAAAAAGAAACCTACAGAAATTTCTTTGAACAAACAGACTGGTACATTCCGGTTTCCAGCAATGTAGACAATGATCTTTCTCCTATGGAAAAGGAAAATGTGGCTTTACTGAACCGCTTTACCAAATATGCAGAGGATAAATATGACAGTTTTGGGAGATAG